The following DNA comes from Spirulina major PCC 6313.
AAACGTCCCCGTCCCCGTCGCCGGATCGAGAATATTCACCCCCTCATCCTCCAACAACATCCCAAAATGTCGATCTAACAAAAAATCCGTACTCTCGATCATGAACTTCACAATCTCATTCGGCGTGTAGACAATCCCCAACCGATCCGCCGCCTTCGGATTGTACGCCTTGTAGAAATTTTCATAGATTACCTTGAGAAACTTTTGTTTCTCGTGATGATTGGGAATATTCACCGATTCCCGCTTAATCACCGCATAATAGGGTTCGATACTCTTCAGCGTATCCCGCCGCACCGAACGCGAAAAAAACGTATCAATCACCTCAGAGAGCGATCGCGCAATATTGTTTTCACGGTGAAACTGCGCCTCATTGAAAATATTCGTAAAAATATCCTCAGATAAAATGTGCTGAATCATCATCTCCGTCACATCCGCCGCCGACACCTCCGGATTAATCGACTGCTGACAAAGCGTTAAAAACCCCGCCCGCTTCGTTTGAAACGCCGGGTTATCCTGCGACGCTTGGGCAATGCGCGATCGTAACTCCTCCGCAATGGTTGGCACATCCGTCTTAAACTGCTCCAACGCCTCCCGAAACCCCTTCACCTCCGGCCGCACATAATTAATAAACTCCTGCAACAGCCGATCCAGCGCCGCCGCATCCTGCATCGACACCCGCAACTGCTCCCGCCGCGCCTGGATTAAAACCGCCGTTTGGGAATCCTCAAAAATGATGTTGTCCTGGGGGTAGCCCTTCGCGAACTTTTTCGCGATCTCCTCATCGAGATCGTCCTGTTCATCCTTACTTTCCCAATACCCCCAATCCAACCGCAACGCATCCTTCACCGTCCCATCAGGCCGAATCCGCAAATTGCGATATTCCAACTCCGGAATCAAAAGAAAATTCCGCGTTTTACAATATTCCCCCAACAAGGTCTGAAACGCGCCCCGAATCGATGACTCATTACTCGACCCCCCGTAACGCTTTAACTCAGCTAACTGACGTTGATATTGCGTGACCAACAGCTTCGACATGGCGCGATCTCCTTAAGTGAGACAATCCCTCACCTCACTTTAATCCCTCTCCCACAGGGCGAGGGCGTTCGGCTCCCCTCTCCTGCGAGCGAGGGGCCGGGGCAGAGGGGCCGCATCAATAGCAGGAAAGCCGTTCCTAAAGAATTACTGCAATTCTGAACGGGTCACGAGATTCGTCCATCAAGATAGAGTGTGAACCCTCATACCCTGCTGAATCACACCATGCTTGAACACGATGTCATCATTGTTGGCGGTGGCCTTGCCGGATGTCGCGCCGCCTTGGAAATTAAACGCCGTGATCCCAAGCTGGATGTGGGGTTAGTGGCGAAAACTCACCCGATCCGCTCCCACTCCGTCGCCGCCCAAGGGGGGATCGCCGCCACCCTGAAAAATGTTGACCCCGAAGATAGTTGGGAAGCCCACGCCTTCGACACAGTGAAGGGTTCGGACTATCTCGCTGATCAAGATGCGGTGGAACTGCTCACCCGTGAAGCCCCCGATGTGATTATTGACCTCGAACATATGGGGGTGCTGTTTTCGCGCCTGCCCGATGGCCATATTGCCCAGCGGGCCTTTGGGGGCCATTCCCATCAACGCACCTGTTATGCAGCGGATAAGACGGGCCACGCGATTTTGCATGAGTTGGTGAGTAATTTGCGATCGCAACAGGTCAAGGTGTACGACGAATGGTATGTGATGGACTTGATCCTTGAAGACAACGAAGCCAAGGGGATCGTGATGTACAACATTCTCAATAGCCATCTCGAAGCGGTGCGGGCCAAGGCGGTGATGTTCGCCACGGGGGGCTATGGCCGGGTGTTTAACACCACCTCCAATGACTACGCCTCCACGGGGGACGGCTTGGCGATGTGTGCGCGGGTGGGGCTGCCCTTGGAGGATATGGAGTTTGTCCAGTTTCACCCGACGGGCTTGTATCCCGTGGGGGTGTTGATTTCCGAGGCGGTGCGCGGTGAAGGGGCCTATCTGCGCAATAGTGAGGGCGATCGCTTCATGGCCAACTATGCCCCCAACCAAATGGAACTCGCCCCCCGCGACATCACCTCACGGGCGATCACCCTCGAAATCCGCGCCGGGCGGGGCATTCATCCCGACGGCAGCGCGGGCGGGCCCTTTGTCCATCTGGATTTGCGCCACATGGGGAAAGAGAAAATCATGAGCCGTGTTCCCTTCTGTTGGGAAGAAGCCCACCGCCTGCTAGGGATCGATGCGGTAGAGCAACCGATGCCCGTGCGCCCCACGGCTCACTATTCCATGGGCGGCATTCCGGTGAATACATCGGGCCAGGTGCGCCGCAGTGCCGATCATCTCGTCGAGGGCTTTTTTGCAGCGGGAGAAGCGGCCTGTGTGTCGGTGCATGGGGCGAATCGCTTAGGGAGTAATTCCCTTTTAGAATGTGTGGTCTATGGGCGACGCACAGGGGCGGCGATCGCGGCATACGTCCAAACCCGCAAACTCCCCACCTTTGACGCACAGACCTATTGCGATCGCGCCCAAACCCGAATGCGCCAACTCCTTGAACAAGACGGTGACCTCCGTTTAGGGGATTTGCGCCAACGGTTCCAAGACTGCATGAGCGAACATTGTGGCGTATT
Coding sequences within:
- a CDS encoding succinate dehydrogenase/fumarate reductase flavoprotein subunit, with translation MLEHDVIIVGGGLAGCRAALEIKRRDPKLDVGLVAKTHPIRSHSVAAQGGIAATLKNVDPEDSWEAHAFDTVKGSDYLADQDAVELLTREAPDVIIDLEHMGVLFSRLPDGHIAQRAFGGHSHQRTCYAADKTGHAILHELVSNLRSQQVKVYDEWYVMDLILEDNEAKGIVMYNILNSHLEAVRAKAVMFATGGYGRVFNTTSNDYASTGDGLAMCARVGLPLEDMEFVQFHPTGLYPVGVLISEAVRGEGAYLRNSEGDRFMANYAPNQMELAPRDITSRAITLEIRAGRGIHPDGSAGGPFVHLDLRHMGKEKIMSRVPFCWEEAHRLLGIDAVEQPMPVRPTAHYSMGGIPVNTSGQVRRSADHLVEGFFAAGEAACVSVHGANRLGSNSLLECVVYGRRTGAAIAAYVQTRKLPTFDAQTYCDRAQTRMRQLLEQDGDLRLGDLRQRFQDCMSEHCGVFRTAEIMEAGLEKVQALKAEYGRIQLSDRTLAWNTELIEAIELQHLMVVGEVILTSALHRTESRGAHSREDFPTRNDQTFLNHTLAYHSAAGVDLAYMPVVINRFEPKERKY